Within Thermococcus indicus, the genomic segment AGGCGGTGCTTCCGACGAACATCGTCCTCCATATGTTCTCCCCCATGCTGGGGATGACAACCAGGTCCGCGCCCTTCTCCTCGGCGGTCTCGGCTATCTCTATCGAAGGAATTCCTATCCTCACGATTGCCTCGACCTTCACACTGTCCTTCCTGAGCTCCTCAGCCAGCCCCTCCAGCCTCTCGCGATACACGTCCTCGAGTTCAAAGGCCTCGAACTCGGCTATGGTTATATCGACGACGTGGATGAGGTACAGCTCCCTGACACCCATGGAAATGAGCCTGGGAATGCAGGTGCGCAGGGCGTGCATCGATACATCCGAAAAGTCGGTCGGGTACAACACTTTCTCAAACATCCCGGACACCCCAGTATTAATTTGGACGTCGATGCTTATTATCGTTGCCCATGTATTGGAAAGGGTTATAACGCCTCGATTGAAGTTTGAACGGTGATAGCTATGGTCAAGAGGGTCCACATATTCGACTGGCATAAGGAGCACGCCAAGAAGGTTGAGGAGTTCGCGGGCTGGGAGATGCCCATCTGGTACTCCAGCATAAAGGACGAACACCTCGCCGTTAGAAACGGCGTCGCAATCTTCGACGTCTCCCACATGGGGGAGTTCATCTTCCGCGGAAAGGACGCCCTTGAGTTCCTCCAGTACGTCACGACCAACGACATCTCAAAGCCCCCCGCCATAAGCGGAACCTACACCCTCGTCCTCAACGAGCGCGGAGCGGTTAAGGACGAGACGCTGGTGTTTAACCTCGGGAACGACACCTACATGATGGTCTGCGACAGCGATGCCTTCGAGAAGCTCGAGGCATGGTTCAACGCGATAAAGAGGGGCATAGAAAAGTTCGGTGAGCTGGACCTCGAGATAGAAAACAAAACCTACGACATGGTCATGTTCTCAATCCAGGGTCCGAAGGCGAGGGACCTCGCAAAGGACCTCTTCGGCATCGACATCAACGAGCTCTGGTGGTTCCAGGCGAAGGAGGTCGAGCTCGACGGAATTAAGATGCTCCTCTCAAGGAGCGGCTACACCGGCGAGAACGGCTGGGAGATTTACTTCGAGGACGCCAACCCCTACCACCCGGACGAGAGCAAGCGCGGAAAGCCGGAGAAAGCTCTCCACGTCTGGGAGAGAATCCTCGAGGCCGGAGAGAAGTACGGCATAAAGCCGGCCGGACTCGGTGCTCGCGACACCCTCAGGCTTGAGGCAGGCTACACCCTCTACGGCAACGAGACCAAGGAGCTCCAGCTCCTCAGCACCGACATCGATGAGGTTACCCCCCTCCAGGCCAACCTCGACTTCGCCATCTTCTGGGATAAGGAGTTCATAGGCAAGGAGGCACTCCTCAAGCAGAGGGAGCGCGGCCTCGGCAGGAAGATGGTGCACTTCAAGATGGTTGACAAAGGCATCCCGAGGGAGGGCTACAAGGTTCTGGCCAACGGCGAGGTCATAGGCGAGGTTACCAGCGGAACCAGCTCCCCGCTCCTCGGAATCGGCATAGGAATAGCCTTCGTGAAGGAGGAGTACGCCAAGCCAGGCGTTGAGCTGGAGATAGAGATAAGGGGCAAGCCCAAGAAGGCCGTAACCGTTGCTCCGCCCTTCTACGACCCCAAGAAGTACGGGGCCTTCAGGGAGGAGTGATTTTTCCTCTTCTTTTTCCAAAAACCTTTTAGGTAATGGGGGCGTTACCTGGTAACAGGGGCAGGACCAAATTTTATTCGGAAAGCCAAAATCGTTGAATTTATATGCCCCGGAAATGAGTTGAAGCCATGTCCAGCAAGCACGCCGTCGGCGCGGTGCTCCTGTGGTCAACGGTTGCCTCGGCCTTCAAGCTCTCCCTGCGCTACATGAGTCCGCTCCAGCTCCTGTTCTACGCGTCCCTAACCTCGCTCCTTCTCTTTGGTATGCTCTACGCGAAAGAATTCACCCCCAGAAAGGAAAACCTCCGCTCCGCTTATCTCGGCCTTATAAACCCCCTCCTGTACTACACCGTTCTCTTCTCGGCCTACGACAGACTGCCTGCCCAGGAGGCGCAGGCTCTCAACTACACCTGGCCGCTGATGCTCGTCCTTCTCTCTATTCCGCTCCTGGGAAAGAGGCCCGGCGCAAGGGCGGTACTTGGCCTGCTCCTCGGCTTCATGGGGGCCATCGTGGTGGCAACAAAAGGGAACCTCGGGGGCCTAAACTTCACCGATCCCCTTGGGGTGGCCCTCGGCATTGGAAGTGCCGTTATCTGGGCGAGCTACTGGCTCCTCAACCTTCGCGACGGGAGAAAGCTGATCGAGAAGATGTTCTGGAACTTTCTGTTCGGCTTCATCTACGTCTCAGCGGCCGTTGCGGTAACGGGAAACTTCGCCGTTCCCCCCGCCGGAGGTCTCGCCGGGGCAATCTACGTCGGCCTCTTCGAGATGGGGGTTACCTTCCTCCTCTGGTACAGGGCCGTTGAGAGCGATATGGCCTTCGCCTCGAACCTTGCCTACCTCGTGCCATTCCTCAGCCTGTTTTTCATCTCGGTCGTCGTCGGGGAGAGAATCGTCCCAGCAACGGTGGTCGGGCTGGCGATGATAGTGGGGGGCATAATCCTCGGAAGGGAACAATAAAGCTTTTAAATGGGGGTCGCTTTAATTATAGCGGGCCAGGGCGGTGGTAGTCTAGCCTGGTCCAGGACACCGGCCTCCCAAGCCGGTAACCCGGGTTCAAATCCCGGCCACCGCACCATCTTCTTCTCGCGGACGTTACTCATACCTTTCTGCCCACGATGAGCCTGACTATTCCACTGTAGTGGCTCTCCTCGTGCTCGATTTCGAAGTATTTTCTGGCCAAAAGGTGCGTCTCCCTCAGCGTGTTGTCCTCCAGCAGAAAACCGAGGAGAACGTCGAGGGGCCTGAGAAACAGCCAGTTCAAAAGCCGGCAATCGCTCTTCGTGTGCTCCAGGAAAACCGCCCTTCCGCAGGGCTTGAGAACGCGGTGGATTTCCCTCATGGCCCTCTCAGGGTTGGGAACGGTGCAGAAGACGAAGGAGGAAACCACCGTGTCGAAGCTCCCGTCCGGAAACTCCAGGTTCTCGGCGTCCATCACGTAAAATTGAACGTTGAGACCGAGTTCTCTGGCCTTCTTCCTCGCTATCTCGACCATCTCCGGAACTGCATCAACGGCGTGGAGTTCAACCCCTTGCGAATAGTAGGGGAGCATCTTCCCGACGCCAACGCCGATTTCAAGGACCCTTCCGCGGGCAAAGCTGGCCGCCATCTTCCTGAGGGGGCAGAAGAACCTGTCCAGGGGCTTTTCCAGGACGTTGTAGCGCTCTCCAAGCCTCGCGTACTTCTCCCTGAAGCTCATGCCCCAAAATCCCTCCTCCCGCTTAAAACCCTAACTGGGCAGGAGTGTGGAGTCGAGTCGGCAGGCTTTTAAGGCCAAAGGGCAAAGCCGACCCGGTGATGCTCATGCCGTACCTGCTCATAGAACACCTTGAGGAACTGCGCGACTGGGTTCTGCTCGAGTACAGGCACGCGAGCGAATGGTGGGGAGAGAGGCTGATATTCACCAACGTGGAGCCGCACGAAAGGGAAGAACTCGCGAAGTTAGGAAGTGTGATAGCGGCCAGTGTTACGGAGTTCCCCCTTGACAGGTCGAAGCTGATAATCCTTGACCCCTTCGCAGAGGAGGAGCTGAAGCCGGAGGATATAGAAGAAGACAGCGTAATCGTCGTGGGTGGAATCCTCGGCGACTTCGAGTTCACTGGGAAGACCAAGAAGTTCATAACCGAGAAGATCGAGGGCGCGAAGGCCAGGCACATCGGGAGCGTGCAGTTCTCCATAGACGGTTCCGCCATCATCGCGAAGCTCATCGCGGAGGGAAAGAGGCTGGGAGAGATAGAGTACGAGCTGAACCCCACGATAAAGCTCGACGAGTTCAGCGAGATAACCCTCCACTACGCCGTGCCGAAGCTGGACGGAAAGCTTCTCCTCACGCCTGGGCTGATAGAACTCCAGAAGAGGGAGCTTGGGTACACTGAGGCGGACGATGAGATAAGCGACGAGGAGCTTGAGGCGTTCTTTGAGGGGAAGGGGGAGTTATGATAGCGAAACTCTACCAAGTGCTCCCAATAGAAGTGTTCAAGATACTGGCAAGACACAACTTCAGCTTAGTTGGGTCCTGGGGGAGCATTATCTGCTCAGGGGAAATACACTCCTAATTCGGGGCTTCCGCTCAAAGTGACCTTCAGGGGAAAGACACTAGCTCGTGCTGGACCTCGAAGGCTGAGTTTACATTGGGGGTGGGGCTTTCAAGAAACCATAAAGTATTCCACGACGCTACCTTTTGTTCCCGCGTAGGCATCGTCACAAATCGCCATTTCCCTCCTCCCGGATGGTATAACACTGGGCGAAGGGGTTAAATACCGCCTGCCGTATCTTTTCCTATGATGATAAAGAGGAGCGAGTACGAGCGGTGGATGAAGCAGGCCGGGAGAACCCTTTCCTCGGCCCGAAGGGATCTGGAGGAGGGTTACTATGAGTGGGCCAGCTTCAAGGCCCAGCAGGCGGCGGAACTGGCGGTTAAAGCTTTGTTACGCGGTCTCGGCTACGCCCCCATCGGTCACTCAATCACGCGCCTTCTCAGGGAGCTCCGGGCGGAGGGTTTCAGCATTCCAAGGGAGATCCTTAGCATGGCGATGGAGCTCGACAGGAACTACATAGCTCCTCGCTACCCGGACGCTTATCCAGAAGGCGCACCCTTCGAGTACTACTCCGAAGACGTTGCCGGAGAGCTGATATCCTACGCGGAGGAGATTATAGAATTTGTGAGGGGGCTTATCGGTGATCTCGAAGGAGCTTGAGAGCTTTGTTAAGAGGCTCGTTGACTACTTCCACGGGGACGTCACGGTAATCCTCTTCGGCTCCCGCGCGAGGGGGGACTTCAACAGGGCAAGCGACTACGACCTTATCGTGGTCTCAAAGCGACTGAAGGGGAACCCTCTAAGGAGGACGCGCCCGCTCTACGAGCTGAACGATGAGTTCCTCGACCTGGACATACTGGCCTACACTCCATCAGAGTTTCTCAGGGCTATGGAGAGCCTCTCGCCTTCAGTTCTCGACGCAATGAAGGAAGGAATCCTGCTCCACGATAATGGATTTTACAAGACCGCTAAGAGGCACTTTGAGGAGCTGAAAAGGAAGGGGCTCAGAAAAGAGCGCTACTGGAGGGTAGAGGGGTTTATTCAAAGAGGGTAGGCACAGATACTCAACTGAAGCTTAGGAAAGCGTAGAGAGCTGCGCTTTAATCGACATTTCAGCGTTCTTAGAACCTTTGAGCCCGATCGCCAAAAGCTCCCCCTGTATCTTCTCACCCTGAGGTAGTGGGGTACCATGATTATGAAGGCAAGCCCGCGATTATGAAGCTGGTATGAACAATGTACCGGTAGTTTTTACATGAGCTCATCGCTCACTTGTTAAATATTCACCGTTCAGCATGGCGTGCCAGTCAAGAAGAGCTCCGACATCGCTCGGGGGCCAACCTCCAACTGTCGAGAAAGTTCATGATACCGTACGCAAAACTCGCCCTACCAATCACGATCAAAAATACGGCCCAGCCTATTATTTCCCTCCTCCCGGAGGGTATAATATCCACGAACAGGCCCTCAGAAGAGCCTCTCTACCTCCCTCCAGACCCTCTCCCTGTCCTCTTTATCAACCACCAGAAAAACCTCCTGAACGCTCCCGTCGCTCTTGGCTATCAGCTTCAAACCGGTTGCAGTTTCCCTCGACACCTTTATCTCAAAGCCCCTCGAATCACTCGCGTATATCCTGCCGGGAATTACCTTCTTGACCCCGGGTATGGCTGCTATCCTTTCCAGCGGCTTCTCAAGACCCTTCAGGAAGTGGTGCTCCCTCTTGACGCCTCTCTTGAAGTGCCTGGGCATGTTTCTTAGAACGCCCGCCGGGTTTTTAGCGTTTTCTCACCGCCGAACCATGAAGAACCAGGTGAAGCCTATCAGCGCCAGCAGAACGACGGCCGCCCAGAACTCGAGGGCGTACGTTTTTGGCACTTCACATTTGGTGAACGTTACGTTGTCAGCCTTCACAAGAAAGCCTCCCTCAGTTGGTTCTCCGAGGAGGAGGGGCCTCAAATTTCCGTCGTAGTACAGGACATAAACGTCTCCCCCGCCGCTGACCGCAACGCTCTCGTTGCCGAACTCCAGCAGTTCTCCAGTGGAGTTGGCGTCCGGCGCGAAGTAGTGGGTGAAACCGGGCGGCACCAGAAGGAGGACGTTCTCAAGCCTGTACACCCTGAGATAAGCCGCCTCTTCACGCGCCCACAGGTATTTCTCCACGGACTTCAGCGGGAGCTTAACGTTTTCCTCGGGAATGCTGAGGGTGTCGCCGGAGACCTGGAGGGGCATGGCCCCGGGCGGTTTCTCAGGCGAGTCCCCCACCAGCTTGATGTTACCGCTCCCCTTAACAACCGTCACGCCCTTGAAGTAAGTCCCGTTTTCGACGTTCTCCACGTCAATGGTTCCAAGGGTAACGTTCCTGGCGACGTTAACCGCGACCAGCTCGTTCTTCCCGGTCTGGACCACCAGGTACGGGACCGCAACGGCGAAGTTGGGTTCCTCACCGGTGTTCGACTTCACCACGGTGACCGGCTCAAAGCAGTCCCGCCCCATGCGGTAAACCCTGACCGAGCCGTCCATAGTGGCCACAAATAGGTAGTAGAACCCCCTGTACTGGTAAACCACCGGGGCCTCCCAGGACCCGCCCATGAAATACGCCCCGCTGGAGTTTATGTAGAAGTTGTAGTAAACGCAGCAGGTATCCGGCACGAGTGCGCCGCTCATGGAGGGCGAGTATGTGGTGTATTCAAGCGACAGCACCGCCGCGTCCCCGTAGGTAGCGACGACGTAAAAGTCCAGGCTTTCTGCCCCGAGGTAGTCTGCGGAACCCGATGGCAGAGAAAGGAAGAGAACATGGAGAACCAGGAGAAGGCCAAGAATCCTTCTCATACTCACGCCCTCTTCCTGACCTTAACCGCAACGCCCTTCCTGGCTCTAACCATCTCCTCTCCAGCCAAAACTGCCTTTCCGACGCCTATTACCTTTCCGTCCCTCACTATGCCCACTATGTCGTCCGGCCTTATTGCGGGATCGGCCTCGTCAACGCCGACCGCGAAGACGTCGCCGCGGAGCTCGAAGTCCACCTTCACCCAGTAGCTCCCAACGACGTCGTATACCCGCTGCATTCCGAAGGGGGTGACGCTTATCACGCCGTCCTTGAAGGTTCCAGTCTGCTGGTTTTCAACGAAGAGGCGAAGCATCTTGGAACCCCTGACTTTCCCGTCATCCGGGAGAACTGCCTCACCCGCCCCAGGCCCGAAATAGAAGTCAAAGACCTTCCTAATGTTCTCGAAGTAGCGGTAGGTCCTGTCCTCCTTGGTTCCCTCAAGTTTGAACTCCCTCAGCGTCTCGGTGAGGGACTTCAGACTCTCCTTGCTCGTCGTGCCGTTCTTTACCTCGGTAAAGATTATTTCCCTGCCGGAAAGCTCGCCCGCGAGCTTCGCTATCTCCACGTAGGCCTCGTCGAGGTGAGCTATGATTGGAACGTCCTTCGGGTACTTCTCAAGGGTCTTCGCCAGGAGTTCGGCCGCGGGCTTAATCTCCTCCTCGCTCCAGTGGCCGGTAACCACTATATCGTACTTGGCCAGCCACTCCCACTCCCTTGGGACAACGCCAAAGGGCGAGGTGAGGATAAGCTCGTGGACTTTGGAGATGCCGGAACCGAGGGCTTCCTTTACGGCCCTCCGGTAAAGTGTGTGACTCCTCGAGAAGGAGTAGGGCTTTTTGGCCGAGCACGGGAAGAGGAGAACCAGTTCGGTGTTCCTCGGAGGAACGAAGCGCTCGGCAACCCTCGAATGCCATCTCCTAACCTCGGGCCTTCTAATCGAGGCGTCGCTGATGAAGTAAACCGTCTCCCTCTGGATCGGCGTGTACTTCTCAAGGTAGTCGGAATGCTCAAGGTCGGCTATCCTCAGTATCCCCGCGTGGTACTGGGTGCTGAAGAAGTTCTCAACGAGGTAGCGGAGCTTTCCCTCCCTCAGGGCGTTCCTGACCAGTATGATCGTCTCACGGGCGAAGTCGAGGGAGTTGCCTTCTTTCTTCCAGAGGAATGGGCTGTACCCGGTGAAGCCCTTCCCCTCGAAGTCGTAGAGCTTGAGAGAGCGGGTGTCGAAGGCATCGACGCCGAGGTAAACGGCGAGCGGATAGAAGAACGGTTCCAGGTCGGCGATTATCATGACGTTGGGGAACCTCTCGCGGAGTTCCCTTAAAATCCTCACGAAGTAGCGGTACTCCCTCACCAGAACCTTTGAGTTGCCGAGGTAGACGGCATCGAAGTTGTAGCGCTCGATTATCTTGAAGAACTCACCCAGGTGGGAGGTCCTCCTCAGGGCAGGCAGGTAGAAGGCGTTGAAACCCTCGTAGTTCACGCTCCAGAGCCTTCCCAAAGCTTTCTCTATAACCTCGTCCGGCGTGTAGAAGCCGAGGGGTATCGAGGGGGCAAGGTTGAAGTCGTACTCCTCCGGCCCCCGGGGATGGAAGAAGGAGTTGAACGGGGAGAGCGTGAAGTCTACCCCTGCCAGTGCCGGGGTCGTGAAAGAGCGCTCCCCTACCCTGACGAGACCCAGTCTCCCGGGCCCCTCGTGCCTGATGACTTCCATAGCCAGGCCTCAGACAAGGTTGTACCTCTGGAGGAGGAGCAGCTCGTCGAGGGTGAGCTTCTCGCCCTTCTTGAACTTCTCAAGGGCCTCGACGGCCTTCTCGAAGCTGGCGTCCTTCTTGGCGTGCATCCTGGCAACGAGCCTGTAGGCGATGAGCTCCTTGTGCTTCTCGTCGTACTCCCTTATCTTCCTCTCGATGCTGCGGAGCTCCTTCCTGACCTCCCTGATCTTGTCACGGAGCTCAACGACCTTGGCGTGGTACTCGTCGGCCTCCTTCTTGACCTCGTCGGCCTGGTTGAACGCCGCTATCATCTGCTCGTGGAACTGCTGGCTCTGGTTGGCGAGCTTCTGTATCTCGAGGCTGATGTTCCTCCTGGCCTTCTTGAGCTGATCGACCTTCTTCCTGGACTCGACGAGCTTCTTGTGGAAGCGCTCGGCCTGCTGGAGTATCTCAAGTTCGGTGGCGAGAACCTGTATCTGATCCACGATCTGCTTCTCCCTATCGGGCGTGATGTTCGGGTTGGTCTGGAGCTCCCATTCGAGCTTCTCTATCCTCTCCTGGATCTTCGCCGGCGGCATCTTGAGCCTGCGGAGCTGGTTGTACTCGTCCCTCTTGGTGCGGTACTCGAGTATCTCCTGGTAGAGGAGGTCGAGCTTCGCGTTTATCTCCTCACGGTTCTTCTTCAGCTCCTGTATCTGCGCGTTGATTTCATCGCGCTTGGCCTTGTACTCCCTGCCCTTCTGGCGGAGCCCCTTGACCTCGTTGTTCTTCTCGTCCCTCTTCTGGATCCAGATTTGAAGCTCCTTTTCAAGCTCATCCAGTTTGGCCCTTATCTCGTTTCTCTCCTTTTCAAGGGCCTCTATCTCCCTCTTGATCCTCTTAATCTCCTCTGGGTCCACTTTCGTCTGCATCGCTCTTACCCCTCTCCCTTTTTAGAACAGCTGACCTGCTCAAACATTTCTGGACTCAAAAAGGAATGAGCAAATAAAAACTTTTTGGCCAGAATTCCCTCAACCGGAGAAAAATGGAAACACAAAAGGGGAAAGACCTCACTTACCGACCTCGCCCCCCTGCGTGTACGGCATGAACTCCACCGTGCCCCTCTGCTTCATTGGCTGCTTGTAGAGCTCCATCAGGGAGTAAACCTCCTCCGGAACGTCCGTGCTCACGTGAAGGCCCAGCTCCCTGGCCTGCTCGTATGTGATCGGGTAGTCGTGCGTCCACCTTCCCTCGGTGAGCACCCGGGCAAGCTCCCGGGCCTTCTCCTCGCCGTAGCGATCCTTCAGCAGGGTGTAAACGAAGTCCCGGACCTGGTTGATGGCCTTCTCCGCCACGTCCGCCAGGATGAGGGTCTGGTCGTCCACCTTGTCAACGCCCTTCTTCTCAACTGCCCTGACGATGCTCGGGGCAGGGTACTGGCCGAGTTGCGGGTCAACCGGTCCCAAAACCGCGTGGGGGTCCATTATTATCCTGTCCGCGGCGAGGGCTATCAGCGTCCCGCCGCTCATGGCGTAGTGGGGGACTATGACGCGTGTTTCGGCTGGATGGTCGTGGAGCGCTTTCGCTATCTGCGTCGCGGCAAGTACGAGGCCTCCCGGGGTGTGAATTATCAGGTCTATCGGCCTGTCCTTGGGAGCCGAGCGGATGGCCCTGAGAACCTCCTCGCTGTCCTCGACGCTTATGAACTTGTAGAACGGTATTCCGAAGAGTCCTATGCTCTCCTGCCGGTGGATCATGGTTATTACCGTTGATTTTCGCGTTTCCGAGAGCCTCTTGAGCAGCCTCGCCCTGGCCAGCTGCAGGCTCCGGTACTGCATCTGAGGCCACAGCAGGATGTACATGAAGAACAGCCACCACAGCAGCGAACCGAAGAATCCGGTAGCGGCCTCGCCCATGTTATCACCGAAGAAAGAGGGGAGAGGAGATATTTATAGAATTTGGTTCAGCCCTTTATGACCTGCGTTCCGGTCTTTCCTTCGAGGGCCTCAACGGCCCTGTCGAGCGCCGCTATAACCGCCCTCTCGCCGCCCCACTCGACGAACCTTATCGCGGCCAGAACCTTCGGACCCATGCTACCCTTCTTGAAGTGGCCCTCCTCGTAGTACTTCCTGAGCTCCCCGACGGTGACCTCCCCGAGCCAGCGCTCGTCGGGTTTGCCGAAGTTCACCGCCGCGCCGTTCACGTCGGTCAGGATCATGAATACGTCCGCTTTGACCTCCTCCGCGAGCCTCTCGCCTGCCAGATCCTTGTCTATAACCGCCTCGACGCCCCTGAGCTGACCGTTCTCCTCGATGACGGGGACCCCACCGCCGCCGCTGGTGATCACTATGAAGCCCTTCTCAACGAGGTCCTGGATGATCTCCGCCTCAACGTGGCCCTTTGGATCAGGGCTCGGCACAACCCGCCTCCAGCCCCTGCCGGAGTCCTCCACGACGACCCAGCCCTTCTCCTCCGCGAGCTTCTTCGCAGTTTCCTCGTCGTAGAATGGACCAACCGGCTTGCTCGGGTGCTGGAAGGCGGGGTCGTTCTTGTCCACGATGGTCTGGGTGACTATCGTTGCCACAGGCCTGTCTATCCCGCGCTTCCTCAGCTCGTTCCTTATCGCCTGCTGTATCATGTACCCTATCTGCCCCTGGGTCATCGCACCGGCAACGTCCATCGGCTGGGCCGGGATGCCGTGGGTGGCCTGACCGGCGTCCATGTGGAGGAGCAAGGCACCGACCTGGGGACCGTTTCCGTGGGTGATTACAACCTCGTAGTCGCCGTCCAGGATTATATCCACTATCTGCTTGGCCGTCTTCATGACGTTGGCCATCTGCTCCTCGTAGGTTCCCTTCTGGCCTCGCTGGAGAATAGCGTTACCGCCCAAGGCTATTACAACCCTCTTCATGAGCATCACCTCCGGGATGGATAGATACGCGGGGGAGGATAAAAACGTTCGTTAGGAGCCAGGGCTGTTCACTGGAAAAAGGTTCGGGGGGCGAGAAAATAAGTTGGCAAAGGTAAAGAACAGCGGGCCCAGAAGGGCGCCTCCCTCAGAGGTACCAGTCCGAGAAGTTTCCCAGTCCGAGCCTCTCAAGAGTCCTCATGACGCCGAGGGCTATGCCCTCAACCTCTATTCCCCCTGGCGGCTTGTAGGCGTCGCCGACCACGTAAATTCCCTCGATCGGGAAGTCCTCGACGACCTGCCCGCTGGCAACTCTGTTCACGGGGTTCCCGTCGAGGTAGGTCTGAACGAGCAGAATCTCCCCTTCCCCGTCGAGGTTCGGGAAGATTTTGTAGATGTCCTCTACCCCCTTCCTCTGCTCGGCCTTGACGTTTCTGCTCTGTAAAGCGTGGTGGAGCATTATCAGGGTGTGGCCTTCCTTGGCTAGCTCAGGACTCAGAGATGACGGCTCGTTGTAGCCGTTTATCCTCTCGGTGTCGAGGGTGAAGACGACGGTGTTGCCTATCCTAGGCCCACCCTTCAGTGCCACGTTGTACTTTATGCCCTCGCTCGGCCTCAGCGAATCAACGCGCCTGAGGTACTCGCGGTCGAAGTTCTCCCTGCCGATCAGCCCCACGGTCTCCTTTATTCCGACGTTGGATATGAGGATATCGTAGGAGAGCTCGTCGCCGTCGGCAGTGATGACCTTCTTGACATCGGTGTCGATTTCGACGGCGCGCTTCCTCGTGAGTATCCTTCCACCGTTGCCAAGGATTATCGAACTCAACGCCTCGGGAATCGACTTGCAGCCACCCTTAACAAGCCCGGGCCCGCCCCATCTCAAAGCCGCCTTTATCTCCCTCGCCAGTTCTCCGGCGGGAACGTCCAGGACGCTGTCGGCCCAGCCGAGGAAGCTCTTGATGAACAAGTCAACGAACTCGTTGTCGCCTATCTTTTCCCTGATCCACTCGCGGCCGCTCATCTCGGCCTCTTCTCCGGCCGGCA encodes:
- a CDS encoding phytoene desaturase family protein; the encoded protein is MRAVVIGSGIGGLLTASFLAKNGYDVIVLEKAPYVGGRFTNLNYRGFGLSTGAFHMLPHGEDGPLAHLLGLLNADVQIVNSDPKGMMFYEGRTFHYREGWKYLGLREKARAMKLLADIKRNKLPAGEEAEMSGREWIREKIGDNEFVDLFIKSFLGWADSVLDVPAGELAREIKAALRWGGPGLVKGGCKSIPEALSSIILGNGGRILTRKRAVEIDTDVKKVITADGDELSYDILISNVGIKETVGLIGRENFDREYLRRVDSLRPSEGIKYNVALKGGPRIGNTVVFTLDTERINGYNEPSSLSPELAKEGHTLIMLHHALQSRNVKAEQRKGVEDIYKIFPNLDGEGEILLVQTYLDGNPVNRVASGQVVEDFPIEGIYVVGDAYKPPGGIEVEGIALGVMRTLERLGLGNFSDWYL